A single Lolium perenne isolate Kyuss_39 chromosome 6, Kyuss_2.0, whole genome shotgun sequence DNA region contains:
- the LOC127308850 gene encoding uncharacterized protein isoform X2: MMEPGAPYFGGAMGSNAGGSGAGFYPPYSANLAGAGVNTSLQSFPGVRLRGLPFDCEDLDVVKFFTGLDIVDILLVHKNGRFSGEAFVVFPSNLQAEFALHRNRQNMGRRYVEVFRCKKQEYYVAIASEVSQGGGFVDSEYRHSPPPPVRPRKPAEDKSSMEYTEVLKLRGLPYSATTEDIIKFFVEYELTEENVHIGYRSDGKATGEAFVEFPTAEVAKTAMCKDKMTIGTRYVELFPSTLEEASRAKSRGRQ, translated from the coding sequence ATGATGGAGCCGGGCGCTCCCTATTTTGGAGGAGCCATGGGCAGCAACGCTGGTGGCAGCGGCGCCGGCTTCTACCCTCCCTACAGTGCCAACTTGGCTGGTGCAGGGGTTAACACTAGCCTACAGAGCTTTCCTGGGGTTCGTCTGCGGGGGCTCCCCTTTGACTGTGAGGACCTTGATGTCGTCAAGTTCTTTACTGGGCTGGACATAGTGGACATCCTCCTGGTTCACAAGAATGGCCGCTTCTCTGGCGAGGCATTTGTTGTCTTCCCTTCGAACCTGCAAGCCGAGTTTGCTCTGCACCGCAACAGGCAGAACATGGGCAGGAGATACGTGGAGGTGTTCAGATGCAAGAAGCAGGAGTACTACGTTGCAATAGCTTCTGAGGTGAGCCAGGGTGGTGGTTTCGTCGACTCAGAGTACCGACACTCCCCACCTCCCCCGGTACGCCCCAGGAAGCCGGCTGAGGACAAGAGCAGCATGGAGTACACCGAGGTGCTGAAGCTGCGTGGGCTCCCCTACTCTGCTACCACCGAGGACATCATCAAGTTCTTTGTGGAGTATGAGCTGACAGAGGAGAACGTGCATATCGGGTACCGCTCTGATGGCAAGGCTactggtgaggcctttgtggagtTCCCAACAGCTGAGGTTGCGAAGACGGCCATGTGCAAGGATAAGATGACGATCGGGACGAGGTACGTGGAGCTGTTCCCGTCCACCCTGGAGGAGGCGAGCAGGGCAAAGTCGCGAGGCAGGCAGTGA
- the LOC127308850 gene encoding uncharacterized protein isoform X1 has translation MYGHRGAMMGSGGVSDGYEGSKRPRMMESNPYFAVNAGSPLDVSKRARMMEPGAPYFGGAMGSNAGGSGAGFYPPYSANLAGAGVNTSLQSFPGVRLRGLPFDCEDLDVVKFFTGLDIVDILLVHKNGRFSGEAFVVFPSNLQAEFALHRNRQNMGRRYVEVFRCKKQEYYVAIASEVSQGGGFVDSEYRHSPPPPVRPRKPAEDKSSMEYTEVLKLRGLPYSATTEDIIKFFVEYELTEENVHIGYRSDGKATGEAFVEFPTAEVAKTAMCKDKMTIGTRYVELFPSTLEEASRAKSRGRQ, from the exons ATGTACGGACACCGCGG GGCAATGATGGGAAGCGGGGGGGTTTCGGATGGGTACGAGGGATCAAAGAGGCCACGAATGATGGAATCGAATCCATACTTCGCAGTGAACGCAGGGAGTCCGTTGGATGTTTCAAAGAGGGCCAGGATGATGGAGCCGGGCGCTCCCTATTTTGGAGGAGCCATGGGCAGCAACGCTGGTGGCAGCGGCGCCGGCTTCTACCCTCCCTACAGTGCCAACTTGGCTGGTGCAGGGGTTAACACTAGCCTACAGAGCTTTCCTGGGGTTCGTCTGCGGGGGCTCCCCTTTGACTGTGAGGACCTTGATGTCGTCAAGTTCTTTACTGGGCTGGACATAGTGGACATCCTCCTGGTTCACAAGAATGGCCGCTTCTCTGGCGAGGCATTTGTTGTCTTCCCTTCGAACCTGCAAGCCGAGTTTGCTCTGCACCGCAACAGGCAGAACATGGGCAGGAGATACGTGGAGGTGTTCAGATGCAAGAAGCAGGAGTACTACGTTGCAATAGCTTCTGAGGTGAGCCAGGGTGGTGGTTTCGTCGACTCAGAGTACCGACACTCCCCACCTCCCCCGGTACGCCCCAGGAAGCCGGCTGAGGACAAGAGCAGCATGGAGTACACCGAGGTGCTGAAGCTGCGTGGGCTCCCCTACTCTGCTACCACCGAGGACATCATCAAGTTCTTTGTGGAGTATGAGCTGACAGAGGAGAACGTGCATATCGGGTACCGCTCTGATGGCAAGGCTactggtgaggcctttgtggagtTCCCAACAGCTGAGGTTGCGAAGACGGCCATGTGCAAGGATAAGATGACGATCGGGACGAGGTACGTGGAGCTGTTCCCGTCCACCCTGGAGGAGGCGAGCAGGGCAAAGTCGCGAGGCAGGCAGTGA